In the genome of Vidua macroura isolate BioBank_ID:100142 chromosome 19, ASM2450914v1, whole genome shotgun sequence, one region contains:
- the LOC128816755 gene encoding uncharacterized protein LOC128816755 → MEKPCINISEGLSSEDALPSPSVGLPSAQNPQQPPGDAYVTHTGPLVRRLRQQEWPGRAGLASAPTPTPTPTPTPTPTPGRPRSQPSPAPGQENPPGAAEAQRPSAPPGVCHMVIFARKPPSAALPRSNRARSSQGE, encoded by the coding sequence AGGATGCGCTGCCCTCACCCAGCGTGGGGCTGCCCAGCGCCCAGAACCCCCAGCAGCCGCCCGGAGACGCCTACGTGACCCACACGGGACCGCTGGTGCGGCGGCTGCGGCAGCAGGAGtggccgggcagggctgggctggcctcGGCCCCGACCCCGACCCCGACCCCGACCCCGACCCCGACCCCGaccccgggccggccccgctcgCAGCCCAGCCCCGCACCGGGCCAGGAGAATCCCCCGGGAGCTGCCGAGGCCCAGCGCCCCTCGGCACCGCCGGGCGTGTGCCACATGGTTATTTTTGCGAGAAAACCTCCCTCGGCCGCGCTGCCCCGGAGCAACAGGGCGCGCTCCAGCCAGGGGGAATGA